The Hemicordylus capensis ecotype Gifberg chromosome 6, rHemCap1.1.pri, whole genome shotgun sequence genome window below encodes:
- the OXA1L gene encoding mitochondrial inner membrane protein OXA1L: MASRKRPMGEALPLTKRAPGALCELHFPPCACSKFTRAGFCLATRGGSFPGRMAACAAGRRAWSWTGVAPLLAGLCRQIHRTPVPLTCLRLEAPFAPRVRPRRSYPVFLLRPASRCQSTAAVAGTQVVQAAASPPAEGTVSAGELGQAVQELSFEELGLGAYTPVGLIQNILESLHVDLGLPWWGAIVAGTVVARCLIFPLIVKGQREAVKLNNHLPQINQLTSRLNEAKRMGNKFEFAKAYSDLALYQKTHDVNPLRGFLVPLVQAPIFISFFIALRKMAELPVPSLQTGGLWWFMDLTAADPYYVLPLTVTATMWAILELGAESGVSNPNLQMMKTVFRVMPLIILPLTISFPTAIFTYWLTSNVFSLVQVGVLRVPAVRARLRIPDRVVHDPSVLPAQEGFVKSLKKGWKNAQLAQQLEERERRIKHHLDLAAKGPLRQTFPHNPLQQHEPSVTKPKPPKRPWEDTLG; this comes from the exons ATGGCTTCTCGGAAAAGACCAATGGGGGAAGCTTTGCCCCTAACAAAAAGGGCTCCGGGGGCTTTGTGCGAGCTTCATTTTCCGCCGTGCGCATGCTCGAAGTTCACGCGAGCTGGGTTTTGCCTCGCGACCCGGGGAGGTTCTTTCCCGGGGAGGATGGCGGCTTGTGCGGCAGGCAGACGAGCATGGAGCTGGACGGGGGTCGCCCCTCTTCTGGCGGGGCTCTGCAGACAG ATCCACAGGACGCCCGTCCCACTCACGTGTCTACGGCTTGAAGCGCCTTTTGCTCCACGTGTGCGTCCCCGAAGAAGCTACCCGGTGTTCCTGCTGAGACCAGCGAGCCGGTGTCAGAGCACAGCTGCTGTTGCAGGTACACAG gtTGTTCAGGCTGCAGCCTCCCCACCTGCAGAGGGCACTGTCTCTGCAGGGGAACTTGGCCAGGCCGTCCAGGAGCTGAGCTTTGAAGAGCTGGGCCTGGGCGCCTACACTCCCGTGGGTCTGATCCAGAACATCTTGGAGTCCCTCCACGTGGATCTGGGACTCCCGTGGTGGGGAGCCATTGTAGCAG GGACGGTGGTCGCCCGCTGCTTGATTTTTCCACTCATCGTCAAGGGCCAGCGAGAGGCGGTGAAACTCAACAACCACCTGCCCCAAATTAATCAACTGACCAGCCGCCTGAACGAGGCCAAGCGTATGGGGAATAAGTTTGAGT TTGCAAAGGCTTATTCAGACCTGGCCCTCTACCAGAAGACCCATGATGTGAACCCTCTGCGTGGGTTCCTCGTGCCCCTTGTTCAG GCACCCATTTTCATCTCCTTCTTCATTGCCTTGCGCAAAATGGCGGAACTTCCTGTGCCCAGCCTGCAAACCGGAGGGCTTTGGTGGTTCATGGACCTCACGGCTGCTGACCCTTATTATGTCTTGCCTCTGACGGTGACGGCCACCAtgtgggccattttggag CTGGGAGCGGAGTCGGGAGTGTCCAATCCAAACCTGCAGATGATGAAGACGGTCTTCCGGGTCATGCCTCTTATCATCCTTCCTCTCACCATCTCCTTCCCGACG GCCATCTTCACCTACTGGCTGACGTCAAACGTGTTCTCGCTGGTGCAAGTGGGCGTGCTGCGTGTGCCCGCGGTGCGTGCCCGCCTCCGCATCCCCGACCGCGTGGTACATGACCCGTCTGTCCTGCCTGCCCAGGAGGGCTTTGTGAAGAGTCTCAAGAAAG GATGGAAGAATGCACAGCTGGCTCAGCAGCTGGAAGAACGGGAGCGGCGCATCAAGCACCACCTGGATTTGGCCGCTAAGG GGCCCTTGCGCCAGACCTTTCCCCACAATCCTTTGCAGCAGCACGAACCTTCTGTTACGAAGCCGAAGCCCCCTAAAAGGCCATGGGAAGATACGTTGGGCTGA